One window of Papaver somniferum cultivar HN1 chromosome 9, ASM357369v1, whole genome shotgun sequence genomic DNA carries:
- the LOC113311512 gene encoding subtilisin-like protease SBT5.4, which translates to MHVVVLELPFFNRSTPTKGFAYLVRLIKQISFCFGNTLDSNLIKRKIVVCTASQHESSFDKSIVVRDGGGIGIILTDQISGNEDVGYEHVIPTTILDPKQVETLQDYFILNNQLKPTARGCSATIKIGATIQAPKMAVFSSRGPNPIAPDIIKPDITAPDVNILAAWPPASGEGVGYYKFESGTSMSCPHVSAVAAIIKSYHPTWSPEAIKSAIMTTATEMDNTKRPMVRNLHGSSTTPLDYGSGHINPAAALDPGLVYDYNTTDMINFLCNSIDVNLTIFPSLVTCPNPPIPNYDINYPSIGVSELNGHVLVRRTVTYCGQGPTVFKENLLAPAGVTITLKPKELEFKKAGEHKSFDVNFVPDKTSFGGVVFGSLTWSNGKYNVRSPILVGVIKMQ; encoded by the exons ATGCATGTTGTTGTTTTGGAGCTTCCGTTTTTCAATCGTTCAACACCAACAAAGGGATTTGCTTATTTGGTTCGCTTGATAAAACAGATCAG cTTTTGCTTCGGCAACACTCTTGATTCCAATTTGATCAAACGGAAGATAGTCGTATGTACGGCCTCACAACATGAATCTAGTTTCGACAAGAGCATTGTTGTCAGAGATGGTGGCGGTATTGGAATCATTCTTACTGATCAAATTTCTGGAAATGAAGATGTTGGCTACGAACATGTCATTCCAACTACTATTCTTGACCCAAAACAAGTAGAAACTCTTCAAGACTACTTTATCCTAAATAACCAATT GAAGCCAACTGCAAGAGGATGCTCAGCAACAATAAAAATTGGCGCCACAATTCAAGCACCAAAGATGGCCGTGTTCTCCTCCAGAGGTCCAAATCCTATCGCCCCAGACATTATCAAA CCTGATATTACAGCGCCTGATGTGAACATATTGGCTGCATGGCCTCCAGCATCTGGAGAAGGAGTAGGCTATTATAAGTTTGAATCAGGAACATCCATGTCATGCCCACATGTTTCTGCGGTTGCTGCTATTATAAAGAGTTACCATCCTACTTGGAGTCCAGAAGCTATAAAGTCAGCCATAATGACAACAG CTACTGAGATGGATAATACTAAGAGACCCATGGTGCGAAATCTGCATGGTTCTTCAACGACACCACTTGACTATGGATCCGGACATATCAATCCTGCAGCAGCATTAGATCCTGGGCTGGTATACGATTATAATACAACTGACATGATCAACTTCTTATGCAATAGTATTGATGTCAACCTGACAATATTTCCAAGTTTGGTGACTTGTCCAAACCCACCAATTCCAAATTATGATATAAACTATCCTTCAATTGGTGTATCTGAACTGAATGGACATGTATTAGTTAGACGGACAGTCACGTACTGCGGACAAGGGCCAACAGTTTTTAAAGAAAATTTATTGGCACCAGCCGGAGTGACAATCACACTGAAACCAAAAGAACTGGAGTTCAAAAAAGCTGGTGAGCATAAGTCCTTCGATGTTAATTTTGTGCCTGACAAGACTAGTTTTGGAGGCGTAGTGTTTGGTTCCCTAACTTGGAGCAATGGAAAATACAACGTTAGAAGTCCCATTCTCGTGGGCGTAATCAAGATGCAGTAA